A stretch of Candidatus Atribacteria bacterium ADurb.Bin276 DNA encodes these proteins:
- the mreC gene encoding Cell shape-determining protein MreC precursor, whose amino-acid sequence MKKKILFILIIAIVSFQLVVFSIQKHEVSGWLGNLRWATVPFHRGWLVVQNGLDQVVSNFTSKRILLEENKSLQKEVGRLQNELTILTEQIRELEMKFTAGAIEKQIPFDVVPSLVIGRDPYDWFGKLIIDKGTNDEIIPDLTVVTYQGLVGRVEQTYPNYSIVRLILSSEIATGAILQRTRDLGVVEGNGRGLCVMRYVYRASQVQVGDLAITSGLGTSTPRGIVIGKVLDIKESEGSLFKEVIVQPECDFSLLDQVFIIRPPGTGDSDDVQ is encoded by the coding sequence ATGAAAAAAAAGATATTGTTTATTCTCATCATTGCAATTGTTTCTTTTCAACTGGTGGTTTTTTCTATTCAAAAACATGAAGTATCTGGTTGGTTAGGAAACTTACGATGGGCTACCGTTCCCTTTCATCGTGGATGGCTTGTCGTACAGAATGGGTTGGACCAAGTAGTTTCCAATTTTACATCAAAAAGAATTTTACTAGAAGAAAATAAAAGTCTTCAAAAAGAAGTTGGCCGACTTCAGAACGAACTGACTATTTTAACTGAACAAATCCGTGAGTTAGAAATGAAATTTACGGCTGGAGCTATTGAAAAGCAAATACCTTTTGATGTAGTACCCTCATTAGTAATTGGTCGGGATCCTTATGATTGGTTTGGAAAACTGATCATAGATAAAGGAACCAATGACGAGATAATTCCTGATTTGACGGTGGTTACCTATCAGGGTTTGGTGGGGAGGGTGGAACAAACCTATCCCAATTATTCAATTGTTCGTCTGATTTTAAGTTCTGAAATAGCAACTGGTGCAATCCTTCAAAGGACCAGGGATTTAGGAGTAGTGGAAGGGAATGGAAGAGGGCTATGCGTTATGCGTTATGTTTATCGAGCTTCCCAGGTTCAAGTTGGAGATTTGGCAATAACATCTGGTTTAGGGACTAGTACACCCCGGGGCATAGTTATTGGCAAAGTGTTGGATATCAAAGAATCTGAAGGAAGCCTTTTTAAGGAAGTCATTGTACAACCGGAGTGTGATTTTTCTCTCTTAGATCAGGTTTTTATTATTCGTCCGCCTGGAACTGGTGATAGTGATGACGTTCAGTAA
- the yqgF gene encoding putative Holliday junction resolvase yields the protein MEKVILSIDPGTEKCGIALLDRKGGVIHQAILPVDELEPSINKISKAYWPIKVIIGNSTGRKRVVQLMKKMKIDYVIIEEKHSTLEARKLYFKMNPPRGLKKLLPKGFLVPSVAIDDWSAVIIGHRYLSHFKSDGDNHDVTQ from the coding sequence ATGGAAAAGGTTATTTTATCAATTGATCCAGGAACCGAAAAATGCGGAATTGCGCTTTTAGATCGAAAAGGAGGGGTGATTCATCAGGCAATCCTTCCGGTTGATGAGTTAGAGCCCTCAATAAATAAAATATCCAAAGCATATTGGCCTATAAAAGTTATCATCGGGAACAGTACTGGCCGCAAGAGAGTAGTACAATTAATGAAAAAAATGAAAATAGATTATGTAATTATTGAAGAAAAACACAGTACTTTAGAAGCACGAAAACTTTATTTTAAAATGAATCCACCTCGGGGGTTAAAAAAGCTTTTGCCAAAAGGTTTTTTGGTTCCTTCAGTAGCCATTGATGATTGGTCGGCAGTTATTATCGGCCATCGCTATCTTTCTCATTTTAAATCGGACGGTGACAACCATGATGTTACCCAATGA
- the apbE_1 gene encoding Thiamine biosynthesis lipoprotein ApbE precursor translates to MKRSQLLLIFLFGLAGVFIIWAAIRPNPLQHFIYEGFDTWIEIDLPSRHQSLSQNIAAIIQELDEKWDRFDQRSEVWKINQNQEPIEIGNSTCDLILHAQELQNLTEGFFNIFLGSLMDEWSFNNNPRLPSPDRIQVLTEQVASSTIFINKETKSAQRIGQGKIDLGGIAKGYLVDKIIIELEKKQVSPALVNAGGTVFALGKKFRVGILHPRQESLVGVIEVKDQAVSTSGDYYRFFEQEGIRYYHIINPYTGYSSGYFSSVTVVYPNAADADAISTAVMAGGPKLIPIVERRFPGVAIIAIQSNEKLIMNNAALKIFQKDSTDKIHP, encoded by the coding sequence ATGAAACGTTCTCAATTATTATTGATATTCCTTTTTGGATTGGCAGGAGTTTTTATAATATGGGCAGCAATCAGGCCCAATCCATTACAACATTTTATTTATGAAGGCTTTGATACCTGGATTGAAATCGACCTTCCATCCCGACATCAGAGCTTATCACAAAATATTGCAGCTATTATCCAAGAGTTGGATGAAAAATGGGATCGATTTGATCAAAGGAGCGAAGTTTGGAAAATAAACCAAAACCAAGAGCCAATAGAGATCGGTAACTCAACCTGCGACTTGATATTACATGCTCAAGAGCTGCAAAATTTAACTGAAGGTTTTTTTAATATTTTTCTTGGATCGTTGATGGATGAGTGGAGTTTTAACAATAATCCTCGACTTCCTTCTCCCGATCGGATTCAAGTTCTAACTGAGCAAGTTGCTAGTTCTACTATTTTCATCAATAAAGAAACAAAAAGTGCTCAACGAATTGGGCAAGGAAAGATAGATTTAGGAGGGATAGCCAAGGGATACCTGGTGGATAAAATTATAATAGAATTGGAAAAAAAGCAAGTATCCCCAGCGCTGGTAAATGCGGGAGGTACAGTATTTGCTTTGGGAAAAAAATTCCGAGTAGGTATTTTACATCCTCGACAAGAGTCATTGGTTGGAGTTATCGAGGTAAAAGACCAGGCGGTATCTACATCAGGTGATTATTATCGTTTTTTTGAACAAGAGGGTATTCGTTACTATCATATCATTAATCCCTATACCGGATACTCCTCGGGTTATTTTTCCAGCGTAACAGTGGTTTATCCTAATGCTGCCGATGCTGATGCCATCTCAACCGCAGTTATGGCAGGAGGACCTAAGCTCATACCAATTGTGGAAAGACGATTTCCAGGTGTGGCCATTATTGCTATACAATCCAATGAAAAGTTAATTATGAATAATGCTGCATTAAAAATATTTCAAAAAGATTCGACGGATAAAATCCATCCATGA
- the pflA gene encoding Pyruvate formate-lyase 1-activating enzyme: MIEAQYWTAETDQRVRCFLCPHQCRINPGRRGLCQIRENRAGVLYALTYNRISVVHMDPIEKKPLYHFFPGKEILSVGSVGCNLKCQFCQNWEISQTGFVDNLKQTDSQKIVSIAQSQGSIGIAYTYNEPFIWWEFVRETSEKAKKVQLKNVLVTNGYVNSQPLLELLPYIDAMNIDLKAMDDDFYRSYCGGSLTPVLETIELSYQKKVHIEITNLLVTGLNHTPEHLHRLVDFVASISPDIPLHFSRYFPAHRMETPATDPEVLLEAYKIARGKLHFVYLGNYYGTEGQTSYCSQCGKPLITRTGYRTSLGYLENAHCQVCGTPFPLVDE; this comes from the coding sequence ATGATTGAAGCTCAATATTGGACAGCCGAGACGGACCAGAGAGTAAGATGTTTTCTTTGTCCTCATCAATGTCGGATTAACCCAGGAAGGCGTGGACTTTGTCAAATACGAGAAAATAGAGCCGGAGTTTTGTACGCTTTAACCTATAACCGGATTTCAGTTGTCCATATGGATCCAATTGAAAAGAAACCTTTGTATCATTTTTTTCCTGGGAAGGAAATTCTTTCAGTTGGAAGTGTGGGTTGTAATTTAAAATGTCAATTTTGTCAAAATTGGGAGATCTCGCAAACTGGTTTTGTAGACAATCTCAAACAGACCGATTCCCAAAAAATAGTTTCAATCGCTCAATCTCAAGGATCGATAGGAATTGCCTATACTTACAATGAACCTTTTATCTGGTGGGAATTTGTAAGAGAAACCAGTGAAAAAGCAAAAAAGGTTCAATTGAAGAATGTCTTGGTGACCAATGGATACGTCAATTCGCAACCACTCCTGGAACTCCTTCCTTATATCGATGCGATGAACATTGATTTAAAGGCGATGGACGATGATTTTTATCGAAGTTACTGTGGAGGTTCATTAACGCCGGTTTTAGAAACAATTGAACTGAGTTATCAAAAAAAAGTACATATTGAAATCACCAATCTTTTAGTAACCGGTCTTAACCACACCCCAGAACATCTTCACCGTTTGGTTGATTTTGTTGCCTCAATCAGTCCTGATATTCCTCTTCATTTCTCTCGATATTTTCCAGCCCATCGAATGGAGACCCCGGCAACTGATCCTGAAGTACTACTTGAAGCCTATAAAATTGCTCGAGGAAAATTACACTTTGTTTATTTAGGGAATTATTACGGAACTGAAGGTCAAACCTCTTATTGTTCACAATGTGGAAAACCCTTAATCACCCGTACAGGTTACCGGACTTCTCTTGGTTATTTAGAGAATGCTCATTGTCAGGTTTGTGGAACTCCCTTTCCTTTGGTAGATGAATGA